aatatatattttattcttcatGCTTATCtctcacacactctctctctctgtttctctctcttttcttttgtttttcttacaaatatttacattcACTTCATTATCTTTTAGATCTacaagcttaattaattaaaattcttcATAAATTATCTTTCTCAGTTACATTCGTATCCATACTTCATATTCTCTAAGATTCGTTCATTATCTTTTAGATCTacaagcttaattaattaaaattcttcATAAATTATCTTTCTCAGTTACATTCGTATCCATACTTCATATTCTATAAGATTCGTTTGTAGACAAATCGAAACTTATTTTTTGGATACCTATTTTTTCACAGTATTTAATTGGTCCACGGCATTATGTTTTTGGTCTATCATATTTCGTTTCCaccattataattttttctataatttgaaatcttttcGTAGCCGTCAATATTTCTTTCCTAAATTCTTATCATAGAAAAGTTACCAAATTTTTTGTTCGTGGACAAGCGTCATCCACTTTGATCTTTTGAACTATGATTCTTTTACTTGTAACTGTGGACAGTTTATTTTTACTAATACTTATGGATAAGTTACTTAAATTATGTTGGCagacaaaaatttgaaacaaaacaaatttcgtAAATTTGATAGACAATAACTATTGTCCACCACGTTTGTTTATTCTTTGGtccacaaaaaaacataaagataattaataattaatattctaTTATGGGTTACACGtcataaaaaacaattttatctcTTTAAATCTGTCACTTTTTGCAGGgataattttgtctttttataagtgataaaaattttttttttttgacaacaaaagatcagctcaTATGAGCCAATACGAAGGAaagaaatttacaaataaaatatgttgCGGTGAAGTatgcgcttggcgtgccaaagaatccgcactAACATTAGCACTTATGGGAATGAAAGATAAGGAGAAAGACGTGAACTCCTCCCTATCTGACTCTATGTCATCGAGATAAGTCTTGAACGCCGGCCAGTCTTgaggggaagacaccatcttcaccaagtctaaGCAATCTGTAAAAAAAGTTACTTCTCGAaaatcatgtccaatcatgcagCACAAAGCCCAAACAAAAGCTTCTACTTCTGAATGCAAAGGGGAAAGACTCTGACGGAAATTGGTGGCTCCTTTTATCGTCGAACCATCTGAAGCAGTTGAACACACCCAACCTGCACCCGCGTAATCGCCTCCCATTTTCCATGatccatcaacaaaacaccGGTAGCCCGAAAAGACAGTGGGAAGCGACCCTACTCGTCTTGTCCCTCTATCATTAGTGGCACAAGGAATCAATGATAGTTCCTCTACTTCCTCCTCTGTTTGAGCCTGTAACCATGTGGTAGACTCCCCTACCGCTATCCTAACAACATCCTCGAGCTTGTCGATAATATTCTCAAAGACACAAGCATTTCGCaccttccaaatataccacataatccaagGGAAAGCCGCAATCTGAGTACCCGGATTGTCAGTACCCAAAAAGTGATCCACATTGGCATACAGAGAGTCTGTGGGGAAAGAAACCTGACCGACCGGTACCTGAGCTAACACCCAAGCCTGTCGAGCTGGCGGACACCAAAAAATAGCATGATTAACCGTTTCCTCATCCGCCCCACAGCGGGCACACCCTGAGTCACAAGAAATGCCCCGCCTCCTCAAATTCGCCGAAACTGAGATACATCCGGATAATACTTGCCACAAGAAGTGTTGTATCTTTGGTGGACACGCCACCCGCCAAACTCCTGCTAGAAGCAGAGTAATGTCCGGCCCAAGGCGAGGCACGAGCGACCCTTGTTTTGCCGAATGTTCCGAATTATACCCTGATTTTACTGAATACTTTCTGATTTTGTAAAGTGCCAACCCAACGAGTCAACCGTCTGAGGACTACCCAAAGGTATAGCCCGATTAAAACAGCCTCCTCCCGGGGAAAATGCTCAAGGAGCATATCAAAACGCCAAGAATTAGTTTGACGGTCAATAAGATGTGAAATTTTCAGAGAGGGGTCCTGGAAAGGTCCCTTACTCACAGCTGGTCTTGGGGCTTGAGCTGGTATCCATGGGTCagtccatatagaaatggaATCACCAGAGCCAACCCGTATAATCAGTCCTTTGTTGACCAAAGATCTAGCTGAAACAATACTCTGCCACCCATAGGATGGAGAATAAGAACGAATAGGATCCATAGGATTTGAGTTCCTGTAATACATGTCCTTAAAAACTCGTGCAAAAAGGGAATCAGGAGCCTCAATCAGTCGCCACAACTGTTTTGCCAATAAGGCAATGTTAAAGTCATCTACATTCCTAAAACCCAGACCCCTCAACTGCTTGCTCCCACATAACTTCTCCCAGGCTAACCAATGCATCCCCCGAGACTGCCctgaactccaccaaaaattcgtCACCGCACTAGTTAGTTTCAATGTGACTGTTTTTGGCAGACGGAAACAGGACATAACAAAAGTAGGTACCGCAGTGGCGACAGATTTTATCATAACCTCTTTCCCTCCTCTAAACAGTTGTTTCGCTGTCCACCCATTTGCACGGCTCTGTAAACAATTCCGAACGTAAGAGAAAACTTTCGCCTTGGACCCTCCCAGACTTTCCGGTATCCCTAAATACGACCCCATCCCACCCAGCTTTGAAATACCCAGCACCTCCTGCACCTCACGCTTGACTCCTTCATCTACCTTGTGATAAAAGTTGATTTATAGTAGTTTTGAAAAACGGTTTTCACATGTGATagtttagaaaagtttttttttaggaaatgTGTGTAGTTTCCACTAAATTCCCTTGATTAAACATCTTTCACTCTATGTCATCTCTTATGTGGCCCACCTAAAATCGTAAGATGATAATGAACTTTATGAGAATAATGTGACATAAAAAATAAGGTTTTATAGATGAGATAGAAGAAAGCAGAGAAGACTGAAAAATTACACATGGGATAGAAGTTTGATTTGATACGGGCTTCTCACACTCGAGAAAGTCATTTGGGGATCTCCCTGTGTTGCATCGGCACCTTCGTCATAAGAATCGTTGAAAGATCTGATAATGGCTTAACAACAACCTTTTCCAAGACAATATGGTTAAGAAAATATTAGCCTTAACAATCTCCCATCTCCAGTGGCTGTACTTGCATTCGTATGTCAGCGATGTGTGACATAATGCCAACGTTGCTCTATAGCAATCGGTTGGCGAGAAtttaaagattcaaaattttggaaaagTAGAGAGAAATGAGTCTCCAGTTTGGTGACTTGAATTTGTAGAAGATGTAAACTGTTTCTATGATCTAGTGATCGTGATAAGGTGGTGTCGTGGTGATAGTGTGGAAAAACTTTAGGgaattttgtctttgtttttttgatgaTACAAATTTCTTAACTAATAACGATGATAAGGAGAAGGGAAAAAAAGGTTTTGTGTTATCCTTTTCTTCTTACTCATATAATATTGATGTGTGTAATTAGAAAAATGGTTACTGATGTTTAAAATACATACACAACTTAAGTGattattaatgtttatataaGCATACAAAATTGGaagtgaaaattaaaaaaaaaacgcatacaaaatattaacaaaagaaatcatAATAATTCCCTCTGTTCTCTCGCTTATAAATATCCATCCGTGCAGTTGAAGAAAAGTTGTTGTGCGTACTAAAAGAAGAAGCTCTATCTTTCTTTACGTCGTTGAAGATGATGAGTCGTCGTCAGGATCCCCTCATGGATACTCGAAGCTGGGTGAACTCGAAGTTGACTACCACGGCCAAGAATTTAGGTTCCCCAAGGATGAGATCAGAATTCATCACCTATCACCAGCCAGTGACGCAAAATTAAATACCCACCTCTTGCGATTCTGAAAACAATCGAGTCGTCGGCCTTGCACTGCAAGCTTGGGCCTTCTTCTCAAATCAATTCCCCAGATTTGGTGGAGCTCCACCAAGTATGTTGCAACGAACTCAAGGTAAGAAACTCTGCTTGTCTTTTAAGACTTTCACCCAACTTATTGATTCAGATCGATGGTGATTCTTGGGTTTCTTTACATTCTCAGACTGCCGTACGTGGTTTTGCTCGGAAACGATGAGGAAGTTCATTTAGTTGCAATGCGGAGTAGGGATCATAACTTTCCATGTTTCTGGGTCTTCTCAGTCGCGTCAGGTCTTTACGATTCATAGCAATCGTGTTAGATCTTGATGAAACTTTAATTGCTGCAAATTCTATGGCATTGTTtcgagagaaaataaagaatcttGAAGCGAGCATTCGACAAGAGACTGATCCAGCCAAGAGATTGAATTCGACAGAGGCGTTGAAGGGATATAAATTTTACATGAATCTTCTTGAGCAGTATATTGCTGATGACGCCGTGGTCGTTAACGGAGAAACGTTTAGGGCTGAACCTGAGGAAGTCTTTGATGGCCAAGAGAAATTTCATAGACCCGTGATTAGATGTGCCCAGAGGAACGTTATACTGACTCGTATTGATCCAAAGGTTAGAATATCtaattttgtgtttgtcttgatTTACTACCTACTTTTTGTTGGAACTCAAAAAACTAGTGTATGCTTGTGAAAGTCAGACCAGATTGGGAAGATTTAAGAAACTCTTTAACAGGAGTAACAgcaaaatattttgaagtttaTACCCATAACGTCATGCGAGTAATTAATGTGTCTTCTCTTCTATTTATAGGGCTTAGCCAATAGGCCTCTGAGTCAAGCAAGACAACTCGCCATCGGTTTCAGAACATACTTTTTCAGGTGACTTGTCTTTGCTTCTCTGGAGGTTTGAATGACTTATGCTTGTGAATACTGTTTCTGAAAATGTTTCTTTCAGGCAGTTTGATAGTTTCCTGCGTACAAGACCTGTTTGCTACGAAGATGGTGTGGATACTTTACCGCCATCACTCTCAGTGAATTACATAAATGCTCTGTAAATAGGTAGGACAAGAAATGTTTTGAGGGATACCAACTTGACAGTCTAATTTCGTTTCGACATGAGTATCTCGATATTAATTTTACGTAAAAACCAGATTGgtcaatcaccaaaaaaaaaacacttctttTACCACTAAGAATCGATacattcattaatattttactGTCTTCTTCTACAAACAGAGTGGCGGATGGTTTAGTAGTTACAGAAACACAGATAATGTGAATAGAAATTCTGAGGTTGTAAACTCATTGCTCTACTTTAGTCATCTTTTTTGCCATGTCCTATACTGATTGATGTAGGAAAATGTGTTGGAACTGTTAAGGGTATTAGGACTTCTCCCTCATTTTGGCTCTGGCAAATACAACCCCAGCCACAAGACCTGCATTTCAGGCGCCTCAGGTTAATGCACAAAACAACTGATATGTGTTCCTCCAAAATGTTGGACAACGGAACTGATCAAGATATCGCTTACCAAAGAGTATGCTTGCTGAGTTCTGTAAACTGGTTGGTACATTGAAAAGAACGATCCCCGCGATGGATAAAGGTATCTTGTTTAGCGATCCCACCAGGCTGAATTTTGAATAAAACGAAAGATGTATATATTCAGAAGGAACAAACCACCAAAGAAGCAAGTATAGAAAAGGGATATGTGGAAAACACTGGGCACAGCAACACTCTCCAAACTATAGTTTTGAAATTGCATGTTTCTCTATCGCTTTCTCTAATTTGGTACCTGTAAGTTGTTGCTCCCGTTTGATGAAGAAACCACATTGAANGATAATGTGAATAGAAATTCTGAGGTTGTAAACTCATTGCTCTACTTTAGTCATCTTTTTTGCCATGTCCTATACTGATTGATGTAGGAAAATGTGTTGGAACTGTTAAGGGTATTAGGACTTCTCCCTCATTTTGGCTCTGGCAAATACAACCCCAGCCACAAGACCTGCATTTCAGGCGCCTCAGGTTAATGCACAAAACAACTGATATGTGTTCCTCCAAAATGTTGGACAACGGAACTGATCAAGATATCGCTTACCAAAGAGTATGCTTGCTGAGTTCTGTAAACTGGTTGGTACATTGAAAAGAACGATCCCCGCGATGGATAAAGGTATCTTGTTTAGCGATCCCACCAGGCTGAATTTTGAATAAAACGAAAGATGTATATATTCAGAAGGAACAAACCACCAAAGAAGCAAGTATAGAAAAGGGATATGTGGAAAAGACTGGGCAGAGCAACACTCTCCAAACTATAGTTTTGAAATTGCATGTTTCTCTATCGCTTTCTCTAATTTGGTACCTGTAAGTTGTTGCTCCCGTTTGATGAAGAAACCACATTGAAGTGAAGCTAATGGCAAGCCCTAAAAGTCCACTAAGTGTCATGACCATCCAGAAACCTGGCAATCGCAGAAGTGGCCTGCACAATTATAACACAACAACCATTTTGTTTTCAGATGACACAAACCATTTTCCATTGACAGGAAAAAAACGGCAGGAACTCACGTTTGATACAGATAATCCATCTCgttgaaggaaaaagaaagaagaagcccAAGTGGTAATGAAAGTGTGTTATTAAGCAAGACCATGGAGAACTCGTTCAAGTTTCCAGATTGAGTAACCTGCTTGGCCGTATCCATGGTCTTTCTCAAAGTTAGCTGCAAAACAAGAATATATAAGCAAGTCAAAAGTGGTGGCAGAATTTTCAAGAGTAGTAGCCTAGCTAACAACGTAATGGTTATAGTGAAGAAGAACCATTTAGTTTATTGGCTTAGTCTTAACTCAAACAACATGAAAGTATGGTTTTTAAGTGAGCTCCTTTTCAAATTTGTGTCTATTGTTTCAAAAGACTCCAACATTTTGAGAAAAGAAAGCACAAATGATCAAATGTTTACTCACAGAGTACGATGCAGTTAAGAAGCAATTGGCAATCTGCCAAGCATAGCCAACAGCATTGAATGATAGGTCCGTTATCCCTCCAGAAACTGCGGAAATTATCTGCAAATGAGGGCCGAAAGAAGCGCAGGCTAATTAAACTTTAGCTTCTAATTATTCTATAAGAAATAGAATATACATCATAACAATGAGTGGCCAtgacaaagaaaacatgattacaTTTCCCTGGCAGACTAATTATGGAAGC
The Camelina sativa cultivar DH55 chromosome 15, Cs, whole genome shotgun sequence DNA segment above includes these coding regions:
- the LOC104747283 gene encoding GDP-mannose transporter GONST1 isoform X2 — encoded protein: MVTVLKNVTNVITGVGEMYLFNKQHDNRVWAALFLMIISAVSGGITDLSFNAVGYAWQIANCFLTASYSLTLRKTMDTAKQVTQSGNLNEFSMVLLNNTLSLPLGLLLSFSFNEMDYLYQTPLLRLPGFWMVMTLSGLLGLAISFTSMWFLHQTGATTYSLVGSLNKIPLSIAGIVLFNVPTSLQNSASILFGLVAGVVFARAKMREKS
- the LOC104747283 gene encoding GDP-mannose transporter GONST1 isoform X1, whose amino-acid sequence is MKSHDAVDLEDGKTGKSGDKPMQRKLHNRALLSGLAYCISSCSMILVNKFVLSSYNFNAGIFLMLYQNLVSVIIVVTLSLMGLITTEPLTLRLMKVWFPVNVIFVGMLITSMFSLKYINVAMVTVLKNVTNVITGVGEMYLFNKQHDNRVWAALFLMIISAVSGGITDLSFNAVGYAWQIANCFLTASYSLTLRKTMDTAKQVTQSGNLNEFSMVLLNNTLSLPLGLLLSFSFNEMDYLYQTPLLRLPGFWMVMTLSGLLGLAISFTSMWFLHQTGATTYSLVGSLNKIPLSIAGIVLFNVPTSLQNSASILFGLVAGVVFARAKMREKS